One window from the genome of Leptospira perdikensis encodes:
- a CDS encoding ATP-binding protein, producing the protein MKLKLENFGIFSKKEFPIEKVTVFTGPNESGKTTILDAIVSALVKVVGSTKYGALLNARYKPERSSDLGIPKLSISQNLYLNSLVIREGNMDVGSEKELVSTIEQTIFDSGYNPSQLKEQVEQLSAKSGTRKSAKEWNLALSGFEAAKQKFNDSEFSLHKISSQFADLPIWEAERQKLKLDLTSTLAEQSKQQKAFAEWKETEEHSEADRVYSQLLQWETLETQSKQEEKFLKSDWDRKGKLLDGEIQTLEQKLTLSKERLQNLDSKWESSKTQKTIAEQKSKKLESYFDFFETWKQTLRKFQEESPVLQKIIWNPLYRSLAGGSGVLAILSLILCLFSDFGVWIYFIPVIFSCLSLYFVFRAKEIQVERDEPKWQEMIRRIASEMETKTLGEWKPDSLTMESLLLTFQRFDRDYTKQKLESENIATSMTVLEEEITRLRSEDKKINENLSEKEKELTTIWREVGVSSLSELSELFVQIRLKQDKLKTLIESLKTESKKWGTDDLGEWKLKLKEKLSDWDKKGISKTFSSEDRATKLRLENGIQTLTDKIRDLERTILDLEKKLDTGKAVLESQMVPAQKEWENTKRDLEIKEKWKNDLDRNFQALEVLSEVFSEMQVESTDKMSSLVKSLQTRMDALKGSLPSKQIQWNGFSDEIHLTNDSSKESLVYTNLSTGTKEQISYVLRLEYAFRIGKQFNLPYLLLDEPFRHMDSNRRDSALAYTLQCIASAEEDWKVVFFSFDGEFVSKIKELAADQNLPCQIHELTKRVS; encoded by the coding sequence ATGAAATTAAAATTAGAAAACTTCGGTATCTTTTCCAAAAAAGAATTCCCTATCGAAAAAGTGACTGTATTTACAGGTCCCAACGAATCAGGAAAAACAACCATTCTAGACGCTATTGTTTCCGCTCTTGTTAAAGTAGTCGGAAGCACAAAATACGGGGCCCTACTTAATGCCCGATACAAACCAGAGCGAAGTTCTGATTTGGGAATTCCCAAACTTTCGATTTCTCAGAATTTATATTTGAACTCTCTTGTGATCCGCGAAGGGAATATGGATGTCGGTTCCGAAAAGGAATTGGTGAGCACCATCGAACAAACAATATTCGATAGTGGATACAATCCTTCGCAATTAAAAGAACAAGTGGAACAACTTTCTGCCAAATCAGGAACTAGAAAATCTGCCAAAGAATGGAATTTGGCTTTGTCTGGTTTTGAAGCCGCTAAACAAAAGTTTAACGATTCTGAATTTTCCTTACATAAAATTTCTTCACAATTTGCTGACCTACCCATCTGGGAGGCAGAACGTCAAAAATTAAAATTGGATCTCACCTCTACCTTGGCTGAACAATCCAAACAACAAAAGGCATTTGCTGAATGGAAAGAAACCGAAGAACATAGTGAAGCCGATCGTGTGTATAGCCAATTATTACAATGGGAAACTCTCGAAACCCAATCAAAACAAGAAGAAAAATTCCTAAAATCGGACTGGGATCGTAAAGGGAAATTGTTGGATGGAGAAATTCAAACCTTAGAACAAAAATTGACTCTTTCAAAAGAAAGATTACAAAATTTAGATTCGAAATGGGAATCCTCTAAAACTCAAAAAACAATAGCAGAACAAAAATCTAAAAAACTAGAATCCTATTTTGATTTTTTTGAAACATGGAAACAAACACTTCGTAAATTCCAAGAAGAATCTCCTGTGTTACAAAAAATCATTTGGAACCCACTGTACCGAAGTTTGGCGGGGGGATCAGGAGTTTTGGCAATCCTTTCTCTCATCCTTTGTTTATTCTCTGACTTTGGTGTTTGGATTTACTTTATACCTGTTATTTTTTCCTGTTTGTCTTTATATTTTGTATTTCGTGCGAAAGAGATCCAAGTCGAAAGAGACGAACCCAAATGGCAGGAAATGATTCGGCGTATTGCCTCCGAAATGGAAACCAAAACTTTAGGGGAATGGAAACCGGATTCTCTCACCATGGAATCACTTTTGCTTACGTTTCAAAGATTCGATCGGGATTATACCAAACAAAAACTTGAATCGGAAAACATTGCGACATCGATGACGGTTTTGGAGGAAGAAATCACTCGTCTCCGATCGGAAGATAAAAAAATAAATGAAAACCTTTCCGAAAAGGAAAAAGAGTTAACTACTATTTGGCGAGAAGTTGGTGTTAGTTCTTTATCGGAACTTTCGGAATTGTTTGTTCAAATTCGACTGAAACAAGATAAATTAAAAACTTTAATTGAATCTTTGAAAACCGAATCCAAAAAATGGGGTACTGATGATTTAGGAGAATGGAAACTCAAACTCAAAGAAAAACTCAGTGATTGGGACAAAAAGGGAATTTCAAAAACATTTTCCTCTGAGGACCGGGCCACCAAACTAAGATTAGAAAATGGAATTCAAACTCTTACAGATAAAATTCGAGATTTGGAACGAACCATTTTAGACTTAGAAAAAAAATTGGATACGGGTAAGGCAGTTCTAGAATCACAAATGGTTCCTGCACAAAAAGAATGGGAAAATACCAAACGAGATTTAGAAATTAAAGAAAAATGGAAAAACGATTTGGATAGAAACTTCCAAGCTTTGGAAGTTTTGTCAGAAGTGTTTTCTGAGATGCAGGTGGAAAGTACGGACAAAATGTCCTCTCTTGTCAAATCCTTACAAACAAGAATGGATGCTCTAAAAGGATCTCTTCCCTCCAAACAAATCCAATGGAATGGCTTCTCTGATGAAATTCATCTCACCAATGATTCTTCAAAAGAAAGTTTGGTTTATACAAATTTATCTACCGGAACAAAAGAACAAATTTCTTATGTATTACGTTTGGAATATGCTTTTCGGATTGGAAAACAGTTCAATTTGCCCTATCTTTTGTTAGACGAACCGTTTCGGCATATGGACTCAAACAGGAGAGATTCCGCTTTGGCATACACACTCCAGTGTATTGCAAGTGCAGAAGAAGATTGGAAGGTTGTATTCTTTAGTTTTGATGGAGAATTTGTTTCTAAAATCAAAGAATTGGCAGCGGACCAAAATCTCCCCTGCCAAATCCATGAATTAACTAAACGAGTTTCTTAG
- the tpx gene encoding thiol peroxidase produces MAQVTLKGNPVPLEGNIPKPGDKAPDFRVAKQDLGDLTLKDLAGKVKILVAVPSLDTAVCALETKKFNEKAAKENGITTLIISGDLPFAMKRFCSTEGIDSENLITGSQFKDFSFSKNYGTHIAAGPLAGLSARAVFVVDKDDVVRYSELVPEIGSEPNYDTVLAEAKKLV; encoded by the coding sequence ATGGCACAAGTAACACTCAAAGGAAACCCCGTACCACTCGAAGGGAACATTCCCAAGCCAGGGGACAAAGCACCAGACTTCCGAGTCGCAAAACAAGATTTAGGTGATTTAACATTAAAAGACCTTGCCGGAAAGGTGAAAATTCTCGTCGCAGTTCCAAGTTTAGATACAGCAGTTTGTGCTCTTGAAACAAAAAAGTTTAATGAAAAAGCTGCCAAAGAAAACGGTATTACAACTCTTATCATTTCTGGTGACCTTCCATTTGCAATGAAACGATTTTGTTCCACAGAAGGAATTGATTCTGAAAATTTAATTACTGGATCTCAGTTCAAAGATTTTTCATTCTCTAAAAATTACGGAACACATATAGCTGCGGGCCCACTTGCTGGACTATCGGCACGTGCAGTTTTTGTTGTCGATAAAGACGATGTTGTAAGATATTCCGAACTTGTACCAGAAATTGGAAGTGAACCCAATTACGATACAGTTCTTGCAGAAGCTAAGAAACTCGTTTAG
- a CDS encoding LBF_2804 family protein, which yields MSTERYKPGFLEQWGRRVLISIGSRARKPKDSGNSFAYHTRILIFSGIFWSFVIGFLPSIVFVYLCTYLPPLSFWPLHSLSFPALMGFVFLLILATVIEFYLLFRLGFYLSFRMAQYADIELAEEPELITPIPGMMARLVLEIPDPRVRLYGIDPYKHLNERALFFRTILYKSKVFLSNIFAKLLLKVFLGRTGLRFLIEYISGPVTGIWDSLTTYMILYELRKRIITRKLSDAMLHKIKSKNRSEIFIESTVRAVALSIVFTKTFHPNFEYLLFRLIGLLPEKDKLTNLDDWTEFVRSLQNLTKEERKWPIAIFALCSSFDGNLNKEELEAFQEITEISPSWLLDRVRILGGVIRKGELTESLQWMEKILPEESSH from the coding sequence ATGAGTACAGAACGTTACAAACCGGGTTTTTTAGAGCAGTGGGGACGCCGGGTTCTCATCAGCATCGGTTCTCGTGCTCGTAAACCGAAAGACTCTGGCAATAGTTTTGCCTACCATACAAGGATTTTGATCTTTTCAGGTATTTTTTGGTCCTTTGTAATTGGATTTTTACCATCCATTGTTTTTGTTTATCTTTGTACCTACCTCCCCCCTCTTTCTTTTTGGCCGCTCCATTCACTCTCTTTCCCTGCCCTTATGGGATTTGTATTTCTACTGATCCTTGCCACCGTCATAGAATTCTACCTCCTCTTTCGATTGGGTTTTTATCTCTCTTTTCGAATGGCACAGTATGCAGACATAGAACTTGCCGAAGAACCAGAACTCATCACTCCCATTCCAGGAATGATGGCCCGTTTGGTTTTGGAGATTCCAGATCCAAGAGTTCGTTTGTATGGAATTGATCCTTACAAACATCTAAACGAAAGAGCACTTTTTTTTCGCACCATTTTATATAAAAGCAAAGTATTTCTATCCAATATATTCGCAAAACTATTGTTAAAGGTATTTTTAGGAAGAACAGGTCTTCGTTTTTTGATCGAATACATATCTGGGCCAGTGACAGGAATTTGGGATAGTTTAACTACCTATATGATTTTGTACGAACTTCGCAAACGGATCATCACAAGAAAATTATCCGATGCTATGTTACATAAAATCAAATCCAAAAATCGTAGTGAAATATTTATAGAATCCACTGTAAGAGCAGTCGCATTATCCATTGTTTTTACAAAAACTTTCCATCCTAACTTTGAATATTTGCTCTTTCGATTGATTGGACTTTTACCGGAAAAAGACAAATTAACAAATTTAGACGACTGGACTGAGTTTGTCCGTTCCCTCCAAAATCTAACAAAGGAAGAAAGAAAATGGCCCATTGCAATCTTTGCTCTTTGTTCTTCTTTTGATGGAAATTTGAACAAAGAAGAATTGGAGGCGTTTCAAGAAATCACAGAGATTTCACCATCCTGGCTTCTCGACCGTGTGCGCATTTTAGGTGGAGTCATTCGGAAAGGGGAACTGACAGAATCTTTACAATGGATGGAAAAAATCCTTCCCGAAGAATCAAGCCATTGA
- a CDS encoding acyl-CoA desaturase, with amino-acid sequence MTTQAEIKTKAPMDWVTTIFLLTSPLVGIFGSLYFYLYDTIHLGTWALFVFYFFATGMGITVGYHRLFSHKAYEAKAPIKLLLLLFGAAAFQSTALEWSEDHRIHHRFVDTDKDPYSIKKGFWFAHIGWLFRKRKYVQQGVQDLVNDPLVLWQHNHFYSISIFMCFFLPGLITMFWGSFLEGMFVAGFLRLFVVHQFTFFINSACHVWGERTFSKEQTARDNWIIAFFTFGEGFHNFHHEFQSDYRNGIRWFDYDPSKWMIKGLSYLGLTYNLKKVSEEKILQKTMFLKEKETLHKYANVGEEKLRHWEEQLTNLRESALQEYQKWKQAKQSSNESEVGVLKKNFEQTKASWEKLLGRPLFS; translated from the coding sequence ATGACGACACAAGCTGAAATCAAAACGAAAGCACCTATGGATTGGGTGACTACGATATTTTTACTCACTTCCCCGCTAGTCGGGATCTTCGGATCTCTTTACTTCTATCTTTATGATACCATTCACTTAGGTACTTGGGCCTTGTTTGTATTTTATTTCTTTGCAACCGGAATGGGAATCACCGTGGGTTACCATAGACTTTTTTCTCATAAGGCTTACGAAGCAAAAGCTCCGATCAAACTCCTATTACTTCTTTTTGGGGCCGCGGCCTTTCAATCGACAGCTCTCGAATGGAGTGAAGACCACCGTATCCACCATAGATTTGTGGATACAGACAAAGATCCTTATTCCATCAAAAAAGGATTTTGGTTTGCTCATATTGGTTGGTTGTTTCGCAAACGTAAGTATGTCCAACAGGGAGTTCAAGATTTGGTGAATGATCCTCTGGTTCTTTGGCAACATAACCATTTTTATTCCATTTCGATCTTTATGTGTTTTTTCCTTCCAGGCCTTATCACTATGTTTTGGGGTTCTTTTTTAGAAGGAATGTTTGTTGCGGGATTTCTTCGACTATTCGTTGTTCACCAGTTTACATTTTTTATCAACAGTGCTTGTCATGTTTGGGGAGAACGAACTTTTTCCAAAGAACAAACTGCTAGAGATAATTGGATCATCGCCTTTTTTACGTTTGGTGAAGGATTTCATAACTTCCATCATGAATTCCAATCAGATTATCGAAATGGTATTCGTTGGTTTGATTATGATCCGTCTAAATGGATGATTAAAGGTCTTTCCTATTTGGGGCTCACGTATAATTTGAAAAAAGTTTCTGAAGAAAAAATCTTACAAAAAACAATGTTTTTGAAAGAAAAAGAAACTCTCCATAAATATGCGAATGTAGGCGAGGAAAAACTCCGTCATTGGGAAGAACAACTTACAAATTTACGTGAATCAGCCTTACAAGAATACCAGAAATGGAAACAGGCAAAACAATCGTCGAATGAAAGCGAAGTTGGAGTATTAAAAAAGAACTTTGAACAAACTAAAGCAAGTTGGGAAAAACTTCTCGGTAGACCACTTTTTTCTTAA
- a CDS encoding sensor histidine kinase: MQKQVFFPFGIIILSSFGWFVFAYALNTVDSTKNFSVPAFAFGFLTLSLLYFLSKKSKSTPTEKPKKRDELVQNLFALEKFKEELISFNDPDQISETISQFLASKIPAEFVQVYTWDEKEGQFRPRPFLESQKKKFSELPSLPVFNPFLLWLSEREGIHIKENFIQFASTSHEKIAKQALVFFTETKSELVATLSIKSSLVGFILLGKHKEGKIYDIEEIEIILEILSVSLMSLSNSMIYQQLLNLTETLEAKVRERTKELEETQAHLVQSEKMASLGVMVAGIAHEINTPAAVINGSADNLDANLVFVLSHLGEITHLIQNPDFRSIYLDILFSFVKEDPAAKIDPKDKFKLKKETKFRFIQDGIPENDASDLSTFLIDHHLLHMQDELIRIWKAGGKETFEMLKNTLSLQRNIKNIKYAIRNIVRIVKALKYYSHLGQASYSVSDLHEGLENTLVIMQNQIKHGVEIERLYGTIPPVRCNIDELNQVWTNLITNAIHAMKKIEHPKLTISSRRIGEDYVMISFEDNGSGIPSDIKDKIWDPFFTTKDQGEGTGLGLGIVKGIIEKHKGRIEVESAPGRTLFMIYLPLVGPGDVPSIPKEIFREIRG; the protein is encoded by the coding sequence ATGCAAAAACAAGTTTTCTTTCCATTCGGAATCATAATCCTTTCTTCTTTTGGCTGGTTTGTCTTTGCTTATGCCTTAAATACTGTCGATTCGACAAAAAACTTCTCCGTTCCAGCATTTGCCTTTGGTTTTTTGACCCTTTCTCTTTTGTATTTTTTAAGTAAAAAATCAAAATCGACACCAACTGAAAAACCGAAAAAAAGAGATGAACTCGTCCAAAATCTATTTGCATTGGAAAAATTCAAAGAAGAACTGATTTCCTTCAATGACCCAGACCAAATTAGCGAAACCATTAGCCAGTTCCTTGCATCGAAAATCCCAGCAGAATTTGTACAAGTGTATACTTGGGACGAAAAAGAGGGACAATTTCGTCCTAGACCCTTTTTAGAATCACAAAAAAAGAAGTTTTCGGAACTACCTTCCCTTCCGGTCTTCAATCCCTTTTTGTTATGGTTATCCGAACGAGAAGGAATCCATATCAAAGAAAACTTCATTCAGTTTGCTTCAACAAGTCATGAAAAAATAGCCAAACAAGCATTAGTTTTTTTTACAGAAACCAAATCAGAGTTAGTCGCAACTCTTTCGATCAAATCTAGCCTTGTGGGATTTATCCTTCTCGGGAAACATAAAGAAGGGAAAATTTACGATATAGAAGAAATCGAAATCATTTTAGAAATCCTGTCTGTTTCCCTCATGTCTCTTTCCAATTCGATGATTTACCAACAGCTGTTAAATTTAACAGAGACCTTGGAAGCAAAAGTAAGAGAACGAACCAAAGAATTAGAAGAAACCCAAGCCCATCTCGTTCAGTCTGAAAAAATGGCATCACTTGGGGTGATGGTTGCAGGGATCGCTCATGAGATCAACACTCCCGCAGCAGTCATCAATGGTTCCGCTGACAACTTAGATGCCAATTTGGTATTTGTATTGTCCCATTTAGGAGAGATCACCCATCTCATTCAAAATCCTGATTTTCGTTCGATTTACTTAGACATTCTCTTTAGTTTTGTAAAAGAAGATCCCGCAGCCAAAATCGATCCGAAAGATAAATTCAAATTGAAAAAAGAAACCAAGTTTCGATTCATCCAAGATGGAATTCCGGAAAACGATGCTTCCGACCTATCAACTTTTCTAATCGACCACCATCTATTACATATGCAGGACGAACTCATACGAATTTGGAAAGCGGGTGGAAAAGAAACCTTCGAGATGTTAAAGAATACTTTAAGTCTACAAAGAAATATCAAAAACATCAAATATGCGATTCGTAATATTGTACGGATTGTCAAAGCTCTGAAATATTATTCTCATTTGGGACAAGCTTCCTACTCTGTATCCGACCTTCACGAAGGTTTGGAAAATACACTTGTGATCATGCAAAACCAAATCAAACATGGAGTAGAAATCGAAAGGCTTTATGGTACAATCCCACCTGTTCGTTGTAACATTGACGAACTCAACCAAGTATGGACAAACCTCATCACCAATGCCATCCATGCGATGAAAAAAATAGAACATCCAAAACTGACCATCTCCTCGAGAAGGATTGGAGAAGACTATGTAATGATTAGTTTTGAAGACAATGGATCAGGAATTCCCTCAGACATTAAAGATAAAATTTGGGATCCCTTTTTTACCACGAAAGACCAAGGGGAAGGAACTGGGCTTGGTCTTGGCATTGTGAAAGGAATTATTGAAAAACACAAAGGTAGGATTGAAGTGGAATCAGCTCCAGGACGTACTCTTTTTATGATTTACTTGCCGTTAGTTGGCCCTGGAGATGTTCCGAGTATCCCGAAAGAAATCTTCCGGGAAATTCGAGGTTAA
- the rsgA gene encoding ribosome small subunit-dependent GTPase A: MGKELFTIARIFGAYYEIYSEGTTYARAVLKGKLRLKDSGERHPFVVGDMVLAEKSSGEEWVISERMERKNYLTRKSDRGDSHVLCANLDQVAILASCKDPETKPGFIDRLLAASYQTEIPPLIIFTKKDLITEEEIEEREVYYRELGYEVMAVSLLSEESIQPLWEKIQGKRTFLCGNSGVGKSTLMNHLHKKTVQRTNLISDSTKKGKHTTTNSFALFLEENTVLIDSPGVKEWGILHLTPVELWESFPELRKIKETCQEIYCCELGSECPMRKHVNESMDETRKKSLESMIESLENPYRVTRRDHWTKAVTKRY, from the coding sequence TTGGGTAAAGAACTATTTACAATCGCGCGCATCTTCGGAGCTTATTATGAAATTTATTCAGAAGGGACCACGTACGCGCGTGCTGTTCTTAAGGGCAAACTTAGGTTAAAGGATTCAGGGGAACGCCATCCTTTTGTTGTCGGAGATATGGTCCTTGCAGAAAAATCTTCTGGCGAAGAGTGGGTCATTTCAGAAAGAATGGAGCGGAAGAATTACCTGACTCGAAAGAGTGATAGGGGCGACAGTCATGTGTTATGTGCTAACTTAGATCAAGTGGCCATCCTTGCCTCCTGTAAGGATCCAGAAACCAAACCAGGATTTATTGACAGGTTACTTGCCGCATCTTACCAAACAGAAATCCCTCCCCTCATTATTTTTACCAAAAAAGACCTAATCACTGAGGAAGAAATTGAAGAACGCGAAGTATATTATCGTGAGTTAGGTTATGAAGTGATGGCTGTCTCTCTTCTTTCGGAAGAATCCATCCAACCTTTGTGGGAAAAAATCCAAGGGAAACGAACCTTCCTTTGTGGAAATTCGGGGGTGGGGAAGTCCACCCTCATGAATCATCTCCATAAAAAGACTGTGCAAAGGACAAACCTAATCAGCGACTCCACTAAAAAAGGAAAACATACGACCACGAATTCTTTCGCCCTTTTTTTGGAAGAAAACACGGTTCTTATCGACTCACCGGGAGTCAAAGAATGGGGCATCCTACACCTGACACCTGTTGAGCTTTGGGAAAGTTTTCCCGAATTACGAAAGATTAAAGAAACATGTCAGGAAATTTATTGCTGTGAACTGGGTTCTGAGTGTCCAATGCGAAAACACGTGAACGAATCCATGGATGAAACCAGAAAAAAAAGCTTAGAATCCATGATCGAGAGCCTAGAAAACCCATACCGAGTGACGAGAAGGGACCATTGGACAAAAGCTGTCACAAAAAGGTATTAG
- a CDS encoding FecR family protein, translating into MKRVMINRLSALGFVAIFAILFTACQKDSKESVTSVTEKSKQESNVVVAFVKGDVVVIRESGQVKPNLGDVLTSKDTIVTGQNGSVEILVGEDGVLKLNKNTSLSVSQAFAANDGSRETEVNMQYGKLVTVLRKERKTESFSVVTPTSIAGVRGTIFLTNVENPSAKGGNVACGSGNCVVKYTVLDGAVAIRKSNSENEIVVDKQKTAEVGNETKISDKMIKPMDKQSLTEMKEMLAFENTKMLQFESLANELRTNNEELQKLNIGSSVEELEKAAKSREITKSKSDEVITTAKSIEDSKYIKKDVQKDSLKLAPKESFDKTK; encoded by the coding sequence ATGAAACGTGTAATGATCAATCGATTGTCGGCATTAGGATTTGTGGCGATTTTTGCCATACTTTTTACTGCTTGCCAAAAAGATTCTAAGGAATCTGTAACATCTGTTACAGAAAAATCTAAGCAAGAAAGTAACGTTGTAGTTGCCTTTGTAAAAGGTGATGTAGTCGTAATCCGCGAGAGTGGACAAGTGAAACCAAACTTAGGTGATGTTTTAACTTCTAAAGATACCATCGTCACTGGACAAAACGGTTCTGTAGAAATCCTTGTGGGTGAGGACGGAGTACTTAAGTTAAACAAAAATACTTCACTTAGTGTAAGCCAAGCGTTTGCTGCAAACGACGGTTCACGCGAAACAGAAGTTAACATGCAATACGGAAAATTAGTGACCGTTCTTCGCAAAGAAAGAAAAACAGAATCTTTCAGTGTAGTGACTCCTACTTCCATTGCGGGTGTTCGCGGAACCATCTTCCTAACCAATGTTGAAAATCCTTCGGCAAAAGGTGGGAACGTAGCTTGTGGTTCAGGAAACTGTGTAGTTAAGTATACAGTTCTTGACGGAGCAGTTGCAATTCGCAAATCAAACTCAGAAAACGAAATCGTTGTCGACAAACAGAAAACAGCTGAAGTTGGAAACGAAACAAAAATTTCTGATAAAATGATCAAACCAATGGACAAACAGTCGTTAACAGAAATGAAAGAAATGTTAGCTTTTGAAAACACTAAGATGTTACAGTTTGAATCCCTTGCGAATGAACTTCGAACTAACAACGAAGAACTTCAAAAGTTGAACATTGGATCTTCTGTAGAAGAATTGGAAAAAGCAGCAAAATCACGTGAGATTACTAAATCAAAATCTGATGAAGTGATCACAACTGCTAAGTCTATCGAAGATTCTAAATACATCAAAAAAGATGTTCAAAAAGATTCCTTAAAATTAGCACCTAAAGAGAGTTTTGATAAGACGAAATGA
- a CDS encoding LIC10124 family lipoprotein, which translates to MRYVYLPVLCFLVGYCSSVTKIETLNRSFTKPKFITPLPGESEPLPSGRDYKERLVNKSTPHFSLLWKQVPEEFSKSDLLLLEEKILFPHSKLGLYKKAPKNPDPKFSETSDLDLLLELSLTKNVERLSVEVQYKDPVLSQNYGKAVFVYQEEKEPVVKSVKSFDVFHGKRQLQPITGTVPSYFAEVSTPSDDELRSYFTSSLRGNVSVFSTSPGTTIYLDGVEVGKAPLLSYQLINGKHALSFAKPGKDPVKRNILIRAGKTTRVFQEWSDDISQGTIVISSFPPGLDIVVDGQKKGKTQYAESGVPYGSYPIQFIRTQRDSNFEYAKAGIKIRPKQITSIALPISLEDGVGWESEEFWNLTSASPNFSATFPGKLTFAKNKELPTGWYGVYSEDLIPDYLEAELVLDLVKDLNGALGLSFTDHNQNTILVYVDKTDFHIIKFSSEEKEAPVRSSYRWDKEDELKGRTVKLSTDIEKKMVRLSLGNKTVEELPWNFETFWNIGVLTPHNAPITGTPLRGVKIRYPDMVKFEERLQK; encoded by the coding sequence ATGAGATATGTTTATTTACCGGTCCTTTGTTTTTTAGTCGGTTATTGTTCTTCGGTCACAAAGATCGAAACACTGAATCGAAGTTTTACAAAACCTAAGTTCATCACACCTCTTCCGGGTGAGTCGGAACCCCTTCCTTCGGGTAGAGATTACAAAGAACGACTGGTAAATAAATCAACTCCACATTTTTCCCTCCTCTGGAAACAGGTTCCAGAGGAGTTCTCAAAATCAGATTTATTGTTATTAGAAGAGAAAATTCTTTTCCCTCACAGCAAACTTGGGTTATATAAAAAAGCCCCGAAAAATCCAGACCCTAAATTTTCTGAAACCTCCGACTTGGACTTGTTATTGGAATTGTCCCTCACTAAAAATGTAGAAAGACTTTCTGTTGAGGTACAATACAAAGATCCTGTTTTGTCACAAAACTATGGAAAGGCGGTTTTTGTTTACCAAGAGGAAAAAGAACCTGTTGTTAAATCAGTAAAATCCTTTGATGTTTTTCATGGCAAAAGACAACTCCAACCAATCACTGGAACGGTTCCGTCTTACTTCGCTGAAGTTTCCACACCTTCTGACGATGAACTTCGCTCTTATTTTACTTCTTCTTTAAGAGGAAATGTTTCTGTATTTTCCACTTCTCCGGGAACTACGATTTATTTGGATGGTGTGGAAGTGGGAAAGGCACCTTTACTTTCTTACCAACTCATCAACGGCAAACATGCCCTCTCTTTTGCAAAACCAGGCAAAGATCCTGTAAAAAGAAATATTTTGATTCGGGCAGGGAAAACCACTCGTGTGTTCCAGGAATGGAGCGATGATATTTCCCAAGGAACCATTGTCATTTCCAGTTTCCCTCCAGGCCTCGACATTGTAGTGGATGGTCAAAAAAAGGGAAAAACACAATACGCGGAATCGGGTGTTCCTTACGGAAGTTATCCGATCCAATTCATTCGTACACAAAGAGATTCTAATTTTGAATATGCTAAGGCTGGAATTAAAATTAGACCCAAACAAATTACATCCATCGCCTTACCCATCTCTTTAGAAGATGGAGTGGGTTGGGAGTCGGAAGAGTTTTGGAACCTAACCTCAGCCTCTCCTAATTTTTCAGCTACATTTCCTGGCAAACTGACCTTTGCAAAAAACAAAGAACTTCCTACTGGTTGGTATGGAGTATATTCCGAAGATCTAATTCCTGATTATCTGGAAGCCGAACTTGTGTTAGATCTGGTTAAGGATTTGAATGGTGCTCTTGGTTTGTCTTTTACCGACCACAATCAAAATACAATTTTGGTTTATGTAGACAAAACAGATTTCCATATCATTAAATTTTCTTCCGAAGAGAAGGAAGCTCCTGTTCGTTCTTCTTATCGTTGGGACAAAGAGGATGAACTCAAAGGGCGCACTGTAAAACTTTCGACTGATATCGAAAAGAAAATGGTTCGATTGTCCTTAGGAAATAAAACTGTAGAAGAACTTCCTTGGAATTTTGAAACTTTTTGGAATATAGGTGTTTTAACTCCGCATAACGCTCCTATTACGGGCACACCTCTTCGTGGTGTAAAAATACGATATCCTGATATGGTTAAGTTTGAGGAAAGGCTCCAAAAATGA